Proteins from a single region of Microtus ochrogaster isolate Prairie Vole_2 linkage group LG5, MicOch1.0, whole genome shotgun sequence:
- the Aldh1b1 gene encoding aldehyde dehydrogenase X, mitochondrial: MLSVRFLAHRLLCLQGRHPSYSTVAALPNPIPNPEIRYNQLFINNEWREAVSKKTFPTVNPTTGEVIGHVAEGDRADVDLAVKAAREAFRLGSPWRRMDASERGRLLNRLADLVERDRVYLASLETLDNGKPFQESYVLDLDEVIKVYRYFAGWADKWHGKTIPMDGEHFCFTRHEPVGVCGQIIPWNFPLVMQGWKLAPALATGNTVVMKVAEQTPLSALYLASLIKEAGFPPGVVNIITGYGPTAGAAIAQHMDVDKVAFTGSTEVGHLIQKAAGDSNLKRVTLELGGKSPSIVLADADMAHAVDQCHEALFFNMGQCCCAGSRTFVEESIYHEFLERTVEKAKQRKVGNPFELDTQQGPQVDKEQFERILGYIRAGQKEGAKLLCGGERFGDRGFFIKPTVFGDVQDDMKIAREEIFGPVQPLFKFKKIEEVIQRANNTRYGLAAAVFTRDLDKALYFTQALQAGTVWVNTYNIVTCHTPFGGFKESGNGRELGEDGLRAYTEVKTVTIKVPEKNS, translated from the coding sequence ATGCTGAGCGTCCGATTCTTGGCGCACCGGCTGCTCTGCCTCCAGGGTCGGCACCCCTCCTACTCTACCGTAGCTGCTCTCCCGAACCCAATCCCAAACCCAGAGATTCGCTACAACCAGCTGTTCATCAACAATGAATGGCGTGAGGCAGTCAGCAAAAAGACCTTCCCCACAGTGAACCCCACCACAGGCGAGGTCATCGGGCACGTGGCCGAAGGTGACCGGGCAGATGTGGACCTGGCCGTGAAAGCAGCCCGGGAGGCCTTCCGCTTGGGGTCCCCGTGGCGCAGAATGGATGCCTCCGAGAGGGGCCGGCTGCTGAACCGTTTGGCTGATCTCGTGGAACGGGATCGGGTGTACTTGGCCTCTTTGGAGACCTTGGATAATGGGAAACCTTTCCAGGAGTCTTATGTCTTGGACCTGGATGAGGTCATCAAGGTGTACCGTTACTTTGCTGGCTGGGCTGACAAGTGGCATGGTAAAACCATCCCTATGGATGGCGAGCATTTCTGCTTCACCCGGCATGAGCCAGTGGGTGTCTGTGGCCAGATAATCCCATGGAATTTCCCACTGGTCATGCAAGGCTGGAAGCTGGCCCCGGCACTTGCTACAGGCAACACTGTGGTCATGAAGGTGGCAGAGCAAACCCCACTTTCTGCCCTGTATTTGGCCTCCCTCATcaaggaggcagggtttcccCCGGGAGTGGTGAACATCATCACTGGCTATGGCCCCACCGCAGGAGCAGCTATAGCCCAGCATATGGATGTGGATAAAGTTGCCTTCACGGGCTCCACCGAGGTGGGCCACCTGATCCAGAAAGCTGCTGGGGACTCCAACCTCAAGAGAGTCACCTTGGAGCTGGGTGGGAAGAGCCCCAGCATCGTGCTGGCAGACGCTGATATGGCTCATGCAGTAGACCAGTGTCACGAAGCCCTCTTCTTTAACATGGGCCAGTGCTGCTGTGCGGGTTCCCGGACATTTGTGGAAGAATCCATCTATCACGAGTTTCTCGAGAGGACTGTGGAGAAGGCTAAGCAGAGGAAAGTGGGGAACCCCTTTGAACTGGACACCCAACAGGGGCCTCAGGTGGACAAGGAACAGTTTGAACGAATCCTGGGCTACATCCGGGCTGGTCAGAAGGAGGGGGCAAAACTTCTCTGCGGTGGGGAGCGTTTTGGGGATCGTGGCTTCTTCATCAAGCCCACAGTCTTTGGCGATGTGCAGGACGACATGAAGATTGCCAGAGAGGAGATCTTTGGGCCTGTGCAGCCTCTGTTCAAGTTCAAGAAGATCGAGGAAGTGATTCAGAGGGCCAACAACACCAGGTATGGCCTGGCTGCGGCTGTGTTCACCAGAGACCTGGACAAGGCCTTATACTTCACCCAGGCCCTGCAAGCTGGGACAGTGTGGGTGAACACCTACAATATCGTCACCTGCCACACGCCGTTTGGAGGCTTTAAGGAATCTGGCAACGGGAGGGAGCTGGGGGAAGACGGGCTTAGAGCCTACACGGAGGTGAAGACTGTCACCATCAAGGTTCCAGAGAAGAACTCCTGA